The window CAAGTCCGCCACCGCCTCCGGGGCGGTGTCCGCACCCGCTTCCGGGAACTGACGCCGAGCGGGGTTCCGCACCGCGCGGGTGACCGGGCCCCGGGCCGGAGGGACGCCCGGGGCGGCACGGTCCTCCACGGCCGGGCGGGATCGCGGTGCGCGACTACGCTGGGCGGTGTGAGTGACTCCAGGCTGTCTTCCCTGCCCTCCGCCGACCGGTCCGACGTCGCTGTGCGGCTTCGGGAGGCGCTGATCGGCGCCGACTTCACCGCCGACGGGCTTCTCGAACTGCTCGGCGCGTCCGCGTACGCAGCCCTGGCCCGCAGCGAGGTCGTGCCGGCGCTCAGGGCGACGCGGGGGGACACGGCGCTGGCGGCGCTCGTACGGCTGTTCCTGTTGCAACAGGCGGTCCCCCGCGCGCGCGTGGAGGGTGCGCTGCCCGTCGACGCGTGCGTCGAGAGCGGCTGGCTCGTCCGCGCCGACGCGGACGGGGACGAGCTCGCGGCCGCCGTCGACGTACGGCCGTACGGCGGGCCCGACGGCGAGGACTGGTTCATCGTGTCCGACCTGGGGTGCGCGGTCGGCGGGGCCGGCGGGATCGGAAGCCGGGACGAGGGTGTGGTGCTGGGGGTCGGCGGTGCGTCCACGACCCTGGCCGGGATCACCGTGCGGACGGCCGTCGGCTCCGCGCTCGACCTCGGGACCGGCTCCGGCATCCAGGCCCTGCACGCCGCGCGGCACGCCACGCGCGTGACCGCGACCGACCTCAACCCGCGCGCGCTGCACATCACGGCGCTCACGCTGGCGCTCTCCGGGGCCCCGGAAGCCGATCTGCGCCAGGGCTCGCTCTTCGAGCCGGTCCGGGCCGACGAGACGTACGACCTCATCGTGTCCAATCCGCCGTTCGTGATCTCGCCCGGCGCCCGGCTGACCTACCGCGACGGCGGGATGGGCGGGGACGATCTGTGCCGCACGCTCGTTGCGCAGGCGGGGGAGCGGCTGAACGAGGGCGGGTACGCGCAATTCCTCGCCAACTGGCAGCACGAGGAGGGGGAGGACTGGCAGGAGCGGCTGAGGTCGTGGGTGCCGCGCGGATG is drawn from Streptomyces bottropensis ATCC 25435 and contains these coding sequences:
- a CDS encoding DUF7059 domain-containing protein, translated to MSDSRLSSLPSADRSDVAVRLREALIGADFTADGLLELLGASAYAALARSEVVPALRATRGDTALAALVRLFLLQQAVPRARVEGALPVDACVESGWLVRADADGDELAAAVDVRPYGGPDGEDWFIVSDLGCAVGGAGGIGSRDEGVVLGVGGASTTLAGITVRTAVGSALDLGTGSGIQALHAARHATRVTATDLNPRALHITALTLALSGAPEADLRQGSLFEPVRADETYDLIVSNPPFVISPGARLTYRDGGMGGDDLCRTLVAQAGERLNEGGYAQFLANWQHEEGEDWQERLRSWVPRGCDAWIVQREVQDVAQYAELWLRDAGDHRGDVAEYRARYDAWLDEFESRKVKGVGFGWITLRKAAAADPEPSITVEEWPHPVEQPLGETVRQHFARVDYLRSNDDAALLAAHFRLTAEIVQEQVGLPGAEDPEHVVLRQNRGMRRATKVDTVGAGFAGVCDGTLSAGRILDAIAQLVGEEAVALRDRTPGQIRLLVEQGFLEPVR